In the Gemmatimonadota bacterium genome, AGCCGTCGCCTGGGGGATATTGCGAGACAGCGCCATCATCATCGCCATCGCGTACTCGGCAGCAGAAATCGTATTGCCACCCGGTGCATTCATCACCACAATCCCCCGCTCAGTCGCGGCATCCACATCAATATTATCCACCCCGGCACCTGCCCGACCAATCGCGCGAAGATCCACACCCGCCTCAATCACCCGTTGCGTAATCCGCGTTGCACTGCGCACAATCAGCCCGGCATAATCGCCGATAATCTCACACAATGCATCTTCAGACAGCCCCGTATGTACATCGACTTCTATATCTGAAGAAGCAAAAACATTCTGCCAGCCATCAGCCAGTGAATCGGCAATCAGAACCTTTTCCATTTTCACTCAATGCCCTCTCGCATCCACGGCCCAGGTCTCCACAAACATCCCGTCTTCATCAATCACACATACCTCATCCCACAAATTCACAGTCGTACATACATGGCGCGGCACCAGATAAAACTGATCGCCCACACGCGGTCGCGGCGTGCCCTCCGGCAATTGCAACAACTGGTGCTCCTCATTGCGCCGCACAAACGCAATATCATCTGGCAACCCCAACGCTCGAAAATGGGGCACAGGCGTATCGGGCGCAACCGACTTGCTACCCGCATCCAGTGTAACGAGATCTGCGCGGGTCGTACTGATCACACTGGACAAAACCAGTGCTGCCCACTCAAAGGGACTCTGTAACTTATCACTATACCCGATATCCCAAAAAATCCACGTCCCCGGCGAAACCTCATCCACCCCATCCACCCGTTGCGTATGCTCAAAACCCGGCGACCCCGAAGCCACCAATTTCTCGACCTCAATGCCGGACCGTTCTATCAGACACCGGGTCTCAACAGCCCGCGCAATCGACTCAAACGCCGTCTTTTGACGCATATCCCCATCGAAATCAGCCACATGCCCATCATACACATGCAAACCCGCAAAACACAACCCCGACGACTGTGCAATCTGCTGAGCCAGAGCCAGCGAAGGCGCACCGGGCAATGCCCCCGTGCGATCCATCCCCGTATTGACATCCACCATAACGCCCAGAATCACACCCGCCGATGTACAGGCATCGGACAACGCCTGAATCGCGTCCCCATCATCCGCAATCACTTTCAAATCGACACCGGGATACAACCGCTTCAAATCCACCACGCGCCCAATATTTGCCCCCACGATATGATAAGAAATCAACACATCGGTCGCACCAATCGCGGCGAGCATCGCCGCCTCTTTGGGCGTTGCACACTTAAACTTAT is a window encoding:
- a CDS encoding phosphoglycerate dehydrogenase (catalyzes the formation of 3-phosphonooxypyruvate from 3-phospho-D-glycerate in serine biosynthesis; can also reduce alpha ketoglutarate to form 2-hydroxyglutarate), encoding MEKVLIADSLADGWQNVFASSDIEVDVHTGLSEDALCEIIGDYAGLIVRSATRITQRVIEAGVDLRAIGRAGAGVDNIDVDAATERGIVVMNAPGGNTISAAEYAMAMMMALSRNIPQATASLKAGEWERGKYTGVELYGKTLGIIGVGRVGQQVARRAHAFGMTLLGADPFLSDDLARLLHIQHHAPQPLRHGAQPLIPGRL
- a CDS encoding alanine racemase, with amino-acid sequence MFDYRVKNAEEIPTPALLVYKAAVAHNIRAIGDMMGGYARLRPHIKTHKMSQIARMEMDEGIDKFKCATPKEAAMLAAIGATDVLISYHIVGANIGRVVDLKRLYPGVDLKVIADDGDAIQALSDACTSAGVILGVMVDVNTGMDRTGALPGAPSLALAQQIAQSSGLCFAGLHVYDGHVADFDGDMRQKTAFESIARAVETRCLIERSGIEVEKLVASGSPGFEHTQRVDGVDEVSPGTWIFWDIGYSDKLQSPFEWAALVLSSVISTTRADLVTLDAGSKSVAPDTPVPHFRALGLPDDIAFVRRNEEHQLLQLPEGTPRPRVGDQFYLVPRHVCTTVNLWDEVCVIDEDGMFVETWAVDARGH